Proteins found in one Anaeromicrobium sediminis genomic segment:
- a CDS encoding sugar ABC transporter substrate-binding protein — MKSFKKVVSLFLISALALGAFAGCGSKEAAKEEVKEEAKVLRVSMALGESEWEVMKEKVFPKFEEANNVKIEPLQIEPTDLITKLEAMKEADKMEIDIITQDNMALAQLVDKGLVEDLSEYRELIPAEIIPSLVPVGEFSDKLFFMPYRPNVEINLYNENKFNEYGLKPPTNWDELLEVAKTLKEKEGLGRVAIKGTLDANTTVQLFEFIRQAGGDPLVLNDEGSVKAYTFLQELYKYLSPDTKKADWNTMNKYLATESVYYGANWPFAVNVIVKDGEKEEIKPAMSFTGPVKKSRVLGGEVIGIPVGSQNKELAFEFMKYLMSKETQEILVSEMGWPAARTDAYGEVEEWQQPYFAAVNEAIQVAEARPNVVYWDVVDKALNDALREIAIEGKDVKETLDKYAAIIEEAKNK; from the coding sequence ATGAAAAGCTTTAAAAAGGTTGTATCATTATTCCTTATTTCAGCTCTTGCACTTGGAGCTTTTGCCGGTTGCGGAAGCAAAGAAGCTGCAAAGGAAGAAGTGAAAGAAGAGGCAAAGGTTTTAAGAGTTAGTATGGCACTTGGTGAATCTGAGTGGGAAGTAATGAAGGAAAAAGTATTTCCAAAATTTGAAGAGGCTAATAATGTAAAGATTGAGCCACTACAAATTGAGCCTACAGACTTAATTACTAAGTTAGAGGCTATGAAGGAAGCAGACAAAATGGAAATAGACATTATTACACAAGACAATATGGCTTTAGCTCAACTTGTGGATAAGGGTCTAGTTGAAGATTTAAGTGAGTATAGAGAACTAATACCAGCAGAAATTATTCCATCATTAGTACCAGTTGGAGAATTTAGTGACAAATTATTCTTTATGCCTTATAGACCAAATGTGGAAATTAACTTATACAATGAGAATAAATTTAATGAATATGGACTTAAGCCTCCTACTAACTGGGATGAACTTTTAGAAGTGGCTAAGACTTTAAAGGAAAAAGAAGGTTTAGGAAGAGTTGCTATTAAAGGTACATTAGATGCAAATACTACTGTACAATTATTCGAGTTTATTAGACAGGCAGGAGGAGACCCTCTAGTACTTAATGACGAAGGATCTGTAAAAGCTTATACATTCTTACAAGAATTATATAAATACTTATCTCCAGACACTAAGAAAGCTGACTGGAATACTATGAACAAGTACTTAGCAACTGAATCAGTATACTATGGAGCTAACTGGCCATTTGCTGTAAATGTAATTGTTAAGGATGGAGAAAAGGAAGAAATTAAACCAGCTATGTCTTTCACAGGACCAGTTAAGAAGTCTAGAGTATTAGGTGGAGAAGTTATTGGTATACCAGTAGGATCTCAAAATAAGGAATTAGCCTTTGAATTTATGAAGTATTTAATGAGTAAAGAAACTCAAGAAATATTGGTATCTGAAATGGGATGGCCAGCTGCTAGAACTGATGCTTATGGTGAAGTTGAAGAGTGGCAACAACCATACTTTGCAGCGGTTAATGAAGCTATTCAAGTGGCAGAAGCTAGACCAAATGTTGTTTACTGGGATGTGGTAGATAAGGCCTTAAATGATGCTTTAAGAGAAATTGCTATTGAAGGTAAGGACGTAAAAGAAACACTAGACAAATATGCAGCAATTATAGAAGAAGCTAAGAACAAGTAA
- a CDS encoding glycoside hydrolase family 65 protein translates to MTNKLNTNDCSEWNIVESKFHIESNAHYETLFSLGNGYIGMRGTFEEGYNGPDGTGIEGNYINGFYDSHVIKYGEVAYGYAKEGQTMLNVTNGKIIKVYLGEEELDLTKGTINEYERVLRLKEGILTRELIWTSPKGKKIKVESKRLVSFKHKNLAAINYSVTALNFEEEVKLVSVIDGNVTNMSTKDDPRVGSSFDGSVLTTEDINIEDSFGFVGQRTKNTKFKVICAMENEIETRNSYEIENNKLDNRVETIYKIQAKKDEKITLNKYISYVTSRDLKEEELIPRAKEVVKRAKIDKFERLLEDQINYLEEYWYKADVHIKGDEQLQQGLRFNMFHLLQSAGRDGKTNIAAKGLTGEGYEGHYFWDTEIYMLPFFLYHHPEISRKLLEYRYSILDKARERAREMAHPTGALFPWRTIAGEECSAYYPAGTAQYHINGDVALAIKRYMDTTEDTEFLLKYGAEMIFETARLWADLGTFIEKKGFCINGVTGPDEYTAIVNNNIYTNLIAKVNLSYANEVATWIKENEPKAYEELAKKIDLKGGELELFKRAADEMYVPCDKERGLYAQDDNFFERGVWDFENTPKEKYPLLLHFHPLVIYRHQVCKQADLVLALFLLGENFTLEEKKKNYDYYEKITTHDSSLSTCIFSIMASEIGYHEKAYDYFMKTARMDLDDHKGNTTHGVHAANMAGTWMSVVNGFGGLRVFGDNISFKPCLPKKWDEYDFKVIHKGRLIHVLINKNGTTYRLLEGEDITIKHYDRHILLKAKGEVKIGIGEN, encoded by the coding sequence ATGACAAACAAATTGAATACTAATGACTGCAGTGAATGGAATATTGTAGAAAGTAAATTTCATATAGAAAGTAATGCCCATTATGAAACTCTTTTTTCCCTTGGAAATGGATATATAGGAATGAGAGGGACCTTTGAAGAAGGATATAATGGACCTGATGGAACTGGAATTGAAGGAAACTATATAAATGGTTTTTACGATAGTCATGTGATTAAATATGGAGAAGTTGCCTACGGATATGCAAAAGAAGGGCAAACAATGTTAAATGTTACTAATGGAAAGATTATAAAGGTTTATTTAGGAGAGGAAGAATTAGACTTAACAAAGGGAACAATTAATGAATATGAAAGAGTACTTAGATTAAAAGAAGGAATACTTACAAGGGAATTAATATGGACATCACCTAAAGGAAAGAAAATTAAAGTTGAAAGCAAAAGATTAGTTTCTTTTAAACATAAAAATTTAGCAGCAATAAACTATAGTGTTACAGCACTTAACTTTGAAGAAGAGGTAAAATTAGTATCTGTAATAGATGGAAATGTAACTAACATGAGTACTAAAGATGATCCAAGGGTAGGTTCAAGCTTTGATGGGTCCGTACTCACTACAGAGGATATAAATATAGAAGATTCCTTTGGATTCGTTGGTCAAAGAACAAAAAATACTAAATTTAAAGTAATTTGTGCCATGGAAAATGAAATTGAAACGAGAAATTCATATGAAATTGAAAATAACAAACTGGACAACAGGGTTGAGACTATATATAAGATTCAAGCTAAGAAAGATGAAAAGATTACATTAAATAAATATATATCCTATGTTACATCTAGAGATTTAAAAGAAGAAGAACTTATACCAAGGGCAAAGGAAGTAGTTAAAAGAGCTAAGATAGATAAATTTGAAAGATTATTAGAAGATCAGATAAATTATTTAGAAGAATATTGGTATAAGGCAGATGTACATATAAAAGGAGATGAGCAGTTACAACAGGGCCTTAGATTTAACATGTTCCACTTGCTTCAATCGGCAGGTAGGGATGGAAAAACTAATATTGCTGCGAAGGGCCTTACAGGAGAAGGTTATGAAGGGCATTATTTCTGGGATACAGAAATTTATATGTTACCATTCTTCCTGTATCATCATCCTGAAATAAGTAGAAAATTATTAGAATATAGATACAGTATATTAGACAAGGCAAGGGAAAGGGCTAGAGAAATGGCTCATCCTACAGGTGCATTATTCCCTTGGAGGACTATAGCAGGGGAAGAGTGTTCAGCCTATTATCCAGCAGGAACAGCTCAATATCACATTAATGGAGATGTGGCATTAGCTATTAAGAGATATATGGATACTACAGAGGACACAGAATTTTTACTAAAATATGGTGCTGAAATGATCTTTGAAACGGCAAGACTTTGGGCTGATTTAGGCACATTTATAGAAAAGAAAGGATTTTGTATAAATGGGGTAACAGGTCCAGATGAGTACACAGCCATAGTAAATAACAACATATACACTAACCTAATTGCAAAGGTTAACTTAAGTTATGCTAATGAAGTTGCAACTTGGATAAAAGAAAATGAACCTAAAGCCTATGAAGAATTAGCTAAAAAAATTGACTTAAAGGGTGGAGAGTTAGAGTTATTTAAAAGAGCTGCTGATGAAATGTATGTACCATGCGATAAGGAAAGAGGATTATACGCTCAAGATGATAATTTCTTTGAAAGGGGAGTTTGGGATTTTGAAAATACTCCTAAGGAAAAATATCCGCTTTTACTACATTTCCATCCCCTAGTAATATACAGACATCAAGTATGTAAGCAAGCAGATTTAGTTTTAGCCTTATTTCTATTAGGTGAAAACTTTACTCTAGAGGAAAAGAAGAAAAACTACGATTATTATGAAAAGATAACTACTCACGATTCATCTTTATCTACTTGTATATTTAGTATTATGGCAAGTGAAATAGGATATCATGAAAAGGCCTATGACTATTTTATGAAAACGGCAAGAATGGATTTAGATGACCATAAGGGAAATACTACCCATGGAGTTCATGCAGCTAACATGGCTGGAACTTGGATGAGTGTGGTAAATGGCTTTGGAGGTCTTAGGGTATTTGGAGATAATATAAGCTTTAAACCTTGTCTTCCAAAGAAATGGGATGAATACGATTTTAAAGTTATTCATAAGGGTCGTTTAATACATGTACTGATAAATAAAAATGGAACTACATATAGATTATTAGAAGGTGAAGATATAACTATTAAACATTATGATAGGCATATTCTTCTAAAGGCTAAAGGAGAAGTAAAGATAGGAATAGGAGAAAATTAA
- the pgmB gene encoding beta-phosphoglucomutase: MKNIEAIIFDLDGVIVDTAKYHFLAWQRLARELDIEFTIEDNERLKGVSRMRSLEIILEIGNKTLDEKEKEDLAFKKNEWYKEYIANMDESEILEGAKEFIELLRENNIKVVLGSASKNAKTILEKLNLIDCFHAIIDGTCVTKAKPDPQVFLQGAEAVGIDPINCIVFEDAEAGIEAAKRAGMVAIGVGEADTLKDAHIQIKGLYEMNMERLMSL; the protein is encoded by the coding sequence ATGAAAAATATAGAAGCTATAATATTTGACTTGGATGGAGTTATAGTAGATACGGCTAAGTATCATTTCTTAGCATGGCAAAGGCTTGCTAGGGAATTGGACATAGAATTTACCATAGAGGATAATGAAAGGTTAAAGGGAGTTAGTCGTATGAGATCCCTTGAAATAATATTAGAAATAGGTAATAAAACATTAGATGAAAAAGAAAAGGAAGATTTGGCATTTAAAAAGAATGAATGGTATAAGGAATATATTGCTAATATGGATGAGAGTGAAATATTAGAAGGTGCCAAAGAGTTTATAGAACTTTTAAGGGAAAACAATATAAAAGTAGTTTTAGGGTCGGCTAGTAAAAATGCCAAAACCATATTAGAGAAGCTTAATCTGATAGATTGTTTTCATGCTATTATAGATGGAACATGTGTCACAAAGGCAAAACCAGACCCGCAAGTATTCCTACAAGGGGCTGAGGCAGTAGGAATTGATCCTATAAACTGCATAGTATTTGAAGATGCAGAAGCTGGAATTGAAGCGGCTAAGAGAGCTGGAATGGTAGCCATTGGAGTAGGTGAAGCAGACACATTAAAGGATGCTCATATTCAAATAAAGGGCTTATACGAAATGAATATGGAAAGACTCATGAGCTTATAA
- a CDS encoding ABC transporter ATP-binding protein, translated as MAGLSLKNIEKKYPNGFHAVKNLNLEIHDKEFLILVGPSGCGKSTTLRMVAGLEDISSGEMYIGDRIVNEVEPKDRDIAMVFQNYALYPHMTIYDNMAFSLKLRKLSKEDIDKKVKEAANILGIESLLDRKPKELSGGQRQRVALGRAIVRKPKVFLMDEPLSNLDAKLRVQMRTELSKLHQELQTTFIYVTHDQTEAMTMGSRIAVMKDGILQQVADPQTIYTNPTNMFVASFIGSPQMNFIDCKVVKDNGVSLDYKGHNICITKERTKSLEESVYLGKDVVLGIRPENILVNNESPIKAKVEVKEMLGSETYLYLNMDGKNMIARVEPSLQVEIGEVIGLEFIKDKIHIFDKETELRIK; from the coding sequence GTGGCAGGTTTATCACTTAAAAATATAGAGAAAAAATATCCTAATGGATTTCATGCAGTAAAAAATCTAAATTTAGAAATACATGATAAGGAATTTTTAATACTAGTAGGGCCATCTGGCTGTGGTAAGTCCACTACCTTAAGAATGGTAGCAGGCCTTGAGGATATTTCATCTGGAGAAATGTATATAGGAGATAGGATTGTAAATGAGGTGGAACCTAAAGATAGAGATATTGCCATGGTATTTCAAAATTACGCCCTATATCCTCATATGACCATATACGATAATATGGCCTTTAGTTTAAAACTAAGAAAACTAAGTAAAGAAGATATAGACAAGAAAGTAAAGGAAGCAGCAAATATCCTTGGAATAGAATCCCTATTAGATAGAAAGCCTAAGGAACTATCTGGTGGACAAAGACAAAGGGTAGCCCTAGGTCGTGCTATCGTAAGAAAGCCTAAAGTATTCTTAATGGATGAGCCATTATCTAACTTGGATGCAAAATTAAGGGTGCAAATGAGAACGGAACTTAGTAAATTACATCAAGAATTACAAACTACTTTCATATATGTAACCCATGATCAAACAGAGGCCATGACTATGGGAAGCAGAATAGCAGTTATGAAAGACGGCATACTACAGCAAGTGGCAGACCCTCAAACTATTTATACTAATCCAACAAACATGTTCGTTGCATCATTTATAGGATCACCTCAAATGAATTTCATAGACTGCAAAGTAGTTAAAGATAATGGGGTATCACTAGATTATAAGGGTCATAACATATGTATTACAAAGGAAAGAACTAAGAGTCTAGAAGAGAGTGTATACCTTGGAAAGGATGTAGTGCTAGGAATTAGACCAGAAAACATATTAGTAAACAATGAATCACCAATAAAGGCTAAGGTAGAAGTAAAGGAAATGTTAGGATCAGAAACATACTTATATTTAAATATGGATGGGAAAAACATGATTGCAAGGGTAGAACCAAGTTTACAAGTGGAAATAGGAGAAGTAATAGGTCTTGAATTTATTAAGGATAAAATTCATATATTTGATAAGGAAACTGAATTAAGAATTAAGTAA
- a CDS encoding YciI family protein, translated as MPYFIAFLNKVDPEKDKELLEIHIDYLNKHIELGNIYAKGPFMDHSGGLIIYKAADYDTAYKLASEDPAVKEKSRELIFKEWKSTLEE; from the coding sequence ATGCCATATTTTATTGCGTTTTTAAATAAAGTTGATCCTGAAAAGGACAAAGAGTTACTGGAGATTCATATTGATTATTTGAATAAACATATAGAATTGGGCAATATCTATGCAAAGGGTCCTTTTATGGATCATTCAGGTGGATTGATCATCTATAAGGCAGCTGACTATGATACTGCTTATAAATTAGCATCAGAAGATCCTGCTGTAAAAGAGAAATCAAGAGAATTGATATTTAAAGAATGGAAAAGTACTCTTGAAGAATAA
- a CDS encoding alanine/glycine:cation symporter family protein — protein MEGFLEAVAKISGWIWGTPMRVTLVGGGIWLTIALGFFQFRYFPFIMKETFGKIFHKAEGEGTISPFQAATSALASTIGASNIVGVPVAIAFGGPGAIFWMWVTALVGCSLKFSEVMLGMKYREKNKEGEFVGGPMYYLTKGLKSPFLGGLFAFGLMLELAPSIATQAVSVVQTASTIGIPKMASGITLTIIVALVVYGGIKRIAQVTEKLVPFMAILYLIGALIIIFANAARIPEAFALIFKYAFTPIAATGGFAGAGIAAGMRWGVARGCYSNEAGMGTAPIAHAAAVTDHPARQAMWGVFEVIVDTGIVCTTTAILVLTTGIWKDIPASEAASMPARAFQALLGDAVGGGVVTFSILMFVLSTIIVLVYYGEKQAEYLFGTKFSKFMRVVYVLSIIMGAVGGIEFLYQFLDILLAIIIFPNMIGLILKTKELKEMKDEFFNDPKYYPGAKVKNTN, from the coding sequence ATGGAAGGTTTTTTGGAAGCAGTAGCTAAAATATCTGGATGGATATGGGGAACTCCAATGCGAGTAACTCTAGTAGGAGGAGGAATATGGCTTACCATAGCCTTAGGATTTTTTCAATTTAGGTATTTTCCATTCATTATGAAAGAGACATTTGGCAAGATATTTCATAAGGCAGAAGGTGAAGGAACCATATCACCATTTCAGGCGGCAACATCTGCCCTTGCATCAACTATAGGTGCATCTAATATTGTTGGAGTTCCTGTGGCAATAGCATTTGGAGGACCAGGAGCAATATTTTGGATGTGGGTTACGGCTTTAGTTGGATGTTCTTTGAAATTTTCAGAGGTTATGTTGGGAATGAAATACAGGGAAAAGAACAAAGAAGGAGAGTTTGTTGGAGGACCTATGTATTACCTCACAAAGGGATTAAAATCACCATTTTTAGGAGGGTTGTTTGCCTTTGGATTAATGTTAGAATTGGCACCATCTATAGCTACACAGGCTGTATCTGTAGTTCAAACAGCTAGTACAATAGGTATCCCTAAGATGGCTTCAGGAATCACATTAACTATTATTGTTGCACTAGTAGTATATGGGGGAATAAAGAGAATCGCTCAAGTTACAGAGAAGTTAGTACCTTTTATGGCAATTTTATATCTTATTGGAGCATTAATAATTATATTTGCAAATGCAGCCAGAATACCAGAAGCCTTTGCATTAATATTTAAGTATGCATTTACACCTATTGCTGCCACTGGTGGTTTTGCAGGAGCAGGAATTGCAGCTGGTATGAGATGGGGAGTAGCTAGAGGTTGTTACTCTAATGAAGCAGGGATGGGTACTGCACCTATAGCCCATGCAGCAGCTGTAACAGATCATCCTGCTAGACAGGCAATGTGGGGAGTATTTGAAGTTATTGTTGATACGGGAATCGTTTGTACAACTACAGCAATACTTGTACTTACTACAGGAATATGGAAAGACATACCTGCATCAGAGGCTGCATCCATGCCGGCACGTGCATTCCAAGCCCTATTAGGAGATGCAGTTGGTGGAGGAGTAGTAACTTTTAGTATATTAATGTTTGTATTATCTACAATTATTGTGCTTGTGTATTATGGCGAAAAACAAGCTGAGTACTTATTTGGAACTAAATTCTCTAAATTCATGAGAGTTGTGTATGTATTATCAATCATTATGGGGGCAGTAGGTGGAATTGAGTTCCTATATCAATTCTTAGATATATTACTAGCTATAATTATATTCCCTAATATGATTGGTTTAATATTAAAAACTAAGGAATTAAAAGAAATGAAAGATGAGTTTTTCAACGACCCTAAATATTATCCAGGGGCTAAGGTTAAAAACACAAATTAA
- a CDS encoding M20/M25/M40 family metallo-hydrolase, with amino-acid sequence MLKWNNPEGLKELAMKLIGQRSVSGTTSEIDMAKLIYNTLGEADYFNENPQNLFLQDIDGDLLGRKFVGALMEGKGKSKDTLVLVGHMDTVDVQDFGLLKEYAFNPYEYTKRLDPDALFKDAKEDLLSGEWLFGRGTMDMKTGMAWQMSLLEEYSMKNDFEGNFLFLAVPDEESNSAGALAAIPFVNRLAEERGLNPIAVLNCEPNFGAYPGDNNKYVYLGTAGKILPGFFFVGKESHVGESLAGLNVNMIGAEFMRRLEVDTELCDEVDGEVTVPPTCLKYKDLKELYSAQTPITSIAYYNLQTLSMSPKVALDKFRKMAEEALDECIRKVEEQGDIYKKRSNLPVRDIKFKPRVLLYTDLYDMAKEVHGDYLDKHIEECMNKWKDDTTLDERELNTKLIAEVHSLCPVREPMIVMFFAPPYYPHVGLHGKNEFERNLINLSDRLIDKAEKDFDEKILKQKYFQGLSDLSYFALQDAEEVIDYLVPNTPSWGVRYKFPVEEIRKLDLPVINFGPHGRDPHKFTERILLEYSYEKGPKLLRFLVDEIFKL; translated from the coding sequence ATGTTAAAGTGGAATAATCCAGAGGGGTTAAAAGAATTAGCAATGAAATTGATAGGTCAAAGAAGTGTATCGGGAACTACGAGTGAAATAGATATGGCAAAACTAATTTATAATACTTTAGGAGAAGCAGATTATTTTAATGAAAATCCACAAAATTTATTTTTACAAGATATAGATGGAGATTTATTAGGAAGAAAATTTGTAGGTGCCTTAATGGAAGGAAAGGGAAAATCAAAGGACACATTAGTATTAGTAGGTCATATGGATACGGTAGATGTTCAAGATTTTGGACTTTTAAAGGAATATGCATTTAATCCTTATGAGTATACTAAAAGACTTGACCCAGATGCGTTATTTAAAGATGCTAAAGAGGATCTTCTTTCTGGAGAATGGTTATTTGGTAGAGGTACTATGGATATGAAAACAGGTATGGCTTGGCAAATGTCATTATTAGAAGAGTATAGTATGAAAAATGACTTTGAAGGTAACTTTTTATTTTTAGCAGTACCCGATGAAGAATCAAATTCGGCAGGTGCATTAGCAGCTATTCCATTTGTAAACAGATTAGCAGAGGAAAGAGGACTAAATCCAATAGCCGTATTAAACTGCGAACCTAATTTTGGAGCATATCCTGGTGATAATAATAAGTATGTATACTTAGGCACAGCAGGTAAAATATTACCTGGATTCTTCTTTGTAGGTAAGGAAAGCCATGTGGGAGAATCACTAGCTGGATTAAATGTAAACATGATTGGTGCAGAGTTCATGAGGCGATTGGAAGTTGACACAGAGTTATGTGATGAGGTAGATGGAGAGGTAACAGTACCTCCAACTTGTTTGAAGTATAAGGACTTAAAGGAGTTATATTCTGCTCAAACACCTATAACTTCCATAGCTTATTATAACCTTCAAACCCTGAGCATGTCTCCTAAGGTGGCTTTAGATAAATTTAGAAAAATGGCAGAAGAAGCCCTAGATGAATGTATTAGAAAGGTTGAAGAACAAGGAGACATATACAAGAAAAGATCTAATCTTCCCGTTAGAGATATTAAATTTAAACCTCGTGTATTACTTTATACTGACTTATATGATATGGCTAAAGAAGTACATGGTGATTACTTAGACAAACATATTGAAGAATGTATGAATAAGTGGAAAGATGATACAACATTAGATGAAAGGGAATTAAACACAAAGTTAATAGCAGAAGTTCACTCCCTTTGTCCAGTAAGAGAACCTATGATAGTAATGTTTTTCGCTCCACCTTATTATCCTCATGTAGGCCTTCATGGTAAGAACGAGTTTGAAAGAAATTTAATAAATTTATCAGATAGATTAATAGATAAGGCAGAAAAGGATTTTGACGAAAAAATATTAAAACAAAAATATTTCCAAGGTCTATCAGATTTAAGCTATTTTGCTCTACAAGATGCGGAAGAAGTAATAGACTATCTTGTACCCAATACGCCATCCTGGGGAGTTAGATACAAGTTTCCTGTTGAAGAAATTAGAAAATTAGATTTACCTGTAATAAACTTTGGACCTCATGGTAGGGATCCACATAAATTTACAGAAAGAATTTTACTTGAGTATTCTTATGAAAAGGGACCAAAACTACTAAGATTTTTAGTGGATGAAATATTTAAGTTATAG
- a CDS encoding amidohydrolase: MGQNELVLYNGQLITLDSKGSNANWIYIKDGYIKDFGIDDGYEKYKENVKMMDLKNKYAIPGFIDSHVHLVQTGLNKLANNFSACRSIKDVVSVIKDGNMEKSSMGPVIRGVALEEIKLEEKRMPTRWELDVVHPKKILWISTVDYQITVVNTHTYKFLNLPYNIEGIERDERGIPTGVLTGRANFIARKKLLGIISDEERKEGVEIALKEAIKKGVTTINAMEGGFLFHDKDALYVHENIKKFPIDVELFFQTTHVEKVKELGLNRIGGSIFLDGSFQARTAAMELPYEDLNSTRGDLYFTYDELEAFILAGIKMNMDTTIHAVGERAISRIIKVYEEAKSQFPDSKSIMRVQHFEIPREEDMDKGSKLGIIASMTPAFEYFWGGEGKTYDKRLGKERIMKTNPFKTLIEKGFVIAGGSESDLTPIDPLLGIHAILNHHNKEERISNKDALHMFTLNGAKAIGKDNIKGKLEKGYMADICILDENPLECDRKKIKDISVLATIKSGKILFNNI; this comes from the coding sequence ATGGGACAAAATGAATTAGTGTTATACAATGGACAACTTATAACATTAGATTCTAAGGGATCTAATGCTAATTGGATATATATTAAAGATGGATATATTAAGGATTTCGGTATAGATGATGGATATGAGAAATATAAAGAAAATGTTAAAATGATGGATTTAAAAAATAAATATGCTATTCCTGGATTCATAGATAGTCATGTACACCTTGTACAGACGGGATTAAATAAATTGGCAAATAACTTTTCAGCATGTAGGTCTATAAAAGATGTGGTAAGTGTGATTAAAGATGGAAATATGGAAAAAAGTTCTATGGGCCCAGTAATAAGAGGGGTTGCCTTAGAAGAAATAAAACTGGAAGAAAAACGTATGCCGACTAGGTGGGAACTTGATGTGGTTCATCCTAAAAAGATCCTATGGATATCTACTGTAGATTATCAGATCACCGTAGTAAATACCCATACTTATAAGTTTTTAAATTTACCATACAACATAGAAGGCATAGAACGAGATGAAAGGGGAATTCCTACAGGAGTACTTACAGGTAGGGCTAATTTCATAGCTAGAAAGAAACTACTTGGTATTATCTCTGATGAAGAGAGGAAAGAGGGAGTAGAAATAGCCTTAAAGGAAGCAATAAAGAAGGGCGTGACCACTATAAATGCCATGGAAGGTGGATTTTTATTCCATGATAAGGACGCATTATATGTACATGAAAATATAAAAAAATTTCCAATTGATGTAGAGTTATTCTTTCAAACTACCCATGTGGAGAAAGTTAAGGAGTTAGGCTTAAACAGAATTGGTGGAAGTATATTTCTAGATGGGTCTTTTCAAGCTAGGACTGCAGCTATGGAACTTCCCTATGAAGACCTAAATAGTACAAGGGGAGATTTATACTTTACATATGATGAATTAGAAGCATTTATATTAGCTGGCATTAAGATGAATATGGATACTACCATCCATGCGGTGGGAGAGAGGGCCATAAGTAGAATAATAAAAGTATATGAAGAAGCTAAGAGTCAGTTTCCTGATAGTAAGAGCATAATGAGGGTTCAACACTTTGAAATACCAAGAGAAGAGGATATGGATAAAGGATCAAAACTAGGTATAATAGCATCTATGACGCCAGCTTTTGAATATTTCTGGGGTGGAGAAGGAAAGACCTATGATAAAAGATTGGGAAAAGAAAGAATCATGAAAACTAATCCATTTAAAACCTTAATTGAAAAGGGATTTGTAATTGCAGGTGGATCTGAAAGTGATTTGACTCCAATAGATCCTTTGCTAGGTATTCATGCAATCTTGAATCACCATAACAAAGAAGAACGTATAAGTAATAAGGATGCCCTTCATATGTTTACCTTAAACGGAGCCAAGGCCATAGGTAAAGATAATATTAAAGGTAAATTGGAAAAGGGATATATGGCAGATATATGTATATTAGATGAGAATCCACTAGAGTGTGACAGGAAGAAGATTAAAGATATAAGTGTGTTAGCTACTATTAAGTCTGGAAAAATACTGTTTAATAATATATAG